The genomic DNA CGGTAAATTCATGAggacctacagtaggcctgtcCCACTGGAAAGTAATGAAGTGCTTGAGGGCTCACTCGCTTCCCTCTCCGTCTAGTCAGCATTTATGCAGACTTTACCTAAGGTAATCAGCCAGCCTGCCAAAAATGAATGGCATCGGGACATGATACAGCGTAGGCCTATGGGGGAAAGTTCATCAGTGAACATCTGTCATAAAGTTAACGTGTTTTTGatgtagcctaaattcaacTCACAGGTGCTGTCGCATATTCCTGGAAATAGCGTTTGAACTTTTAAAGCCTCTCAAATTCAATCATTCATGAGGGTTCAGGGCTTCTTAGGGGTAAGAATTAGATTTAGCCATAGCATACTTTTTACACAATAGATTTAGAGGAGCATGTCAGTGCATCCCACAATCACATGCTGTAGCTACAGCATCCTCACCACGTGCTCCAGACTAGGAAACtatttagcctacatcacaGCCCACCTGTAGCAGGTGCGCGTGAGTTACAACAAAGATCCTTGATACTACGCTCTCTGGTTACAATCTCTGTGGTCTTCAGTTTGGTTGTATCTGTAAGCAAATTGTTTGACTTTCTTTAATGGATCCTACTGCAGAAACCACTGCCGctggtgtaggcctacaagtaAAAGATGATCTTTCTGAAAAATGTCAGAAATTATTCCTTGAGTTCTTAGAGGAGTAAGTTTGGTCTGTTAACATTTCATTAAATTTGATGAATTCTTGTACATTATCGGCAACGCGTTAATCAGTAGCCTAAGCTCTTAATTATCAGGTTTCAGGATAAAAGTGGGGAGATTTTATACCTGCCTGACGCGCAAGAGCTTATTCGACCGGAGAGAAATACTCTTACTGTGAGCTTTACCAACATTGAGCATTATAATCAGCAATTAGCTACCACCATACAAGAGGAGTACTACAGGTAAGTCTTTGTTAATAAGTTGTGTGGTCATTGATGAGCAGTTTATTTTCGCAGTGCACATTAGGTTTGCAACGTTTTTGGTATCGTCTTACAGTcaaattattgttttgtttttttccagggTGTATCCACACCTCTGCAGAGCTGTGCGCCATTTTGCCCGTGACCATGGGAACATACCACCATCTAAAGAATTTTATGTGTCCTTCTCAGATTTCCCATCTCGACTGAAGTTAATATTACCATAAGCCCAGCAAACTGTTTGTCTGATTTTACATTCACATAGTTGTCCACTTCTATATTACCCTAGACGCCTGTCTTGTGTCATGTTTTATGTTCACTTTgggattgtgttgttgtttattgaaGTCCACCTGGCCAGCTTTTTCACTTGTCCTTTAGGATCCGAGAGCTCACCTCTGGTCGGATAGGCACTCTGACACGCATCAGCGGGCAGGTGGTGCGTACCCACCCGGTGCACCCAGAGCTGGTGAGTGGCACCTTCCTGTGTCTCGACTGCCAGTCGGTCATCAAGGACGTGGAGCAGCAGTTTAAGTACACCCAGCCCACCATCTGCAAGAATCCGGTGTGTGCCAACCGCAAGAGGTTCATGTTGGACACAAACAAGTCACGATTTGTTGACTTCCAAAAGGTAGGCTATATCAGAATTATGGGAGTTGGTTTAAAGCCCCATTTGGGTAGTTGTGTTGCTTTGAAATTACTTTCAAATTACAAAATTGTAACTTCACACTTCACCTAATTGTAACTTCACACTTCCATTATGCTTTTTTAGTAGCTGTCTTCATACTCTTACAGTAGTATCAAGTGACCTCAAAATATAGtaagacatgagagagagagctcacctTTCCGGACAGGTGCGCATCCAGGAGACGCAGGCTGAGCTGCCGCGAGGCTCCATCCCCCGCAGCATGGAGGTGGTGCTGAGGGCTGAGGCGGTGGAGTCTGCCCAAGCTGGTGACCGCTGTGACTTCACCGGCACCCTCATCGTTGTGCCGGACGTCTCTGCGATGGCATTAGCAGGTGAAGAGGGGGATCTCTGAGCCAGATTTGTCTGTTTtatgctgcgctgtgctgcatcTGTATTTATGAAGTACAACTTGCATCCTCTCAGTCCTGTCGATTACatccagtgcagtgcagagtCCCATCCCCTAGCGGCTAGCAGCCTGGTCCTGTGCATCTGCTACAGGTGGTGTTGCCAAGATTGTAATTAACACATTTACATGTACTCTGTCAACTTCATCACAAGTGAAGCTGAATTTCTGAAGACCATCTCCTCGCTTCCATGCACAGTTAATATCAGAAAAGAAGTCACAACAAAAATGAGACCCGTTCTTACACATCCTGGTTTCTATTGCATCACACTAAGCCCACACAGTCCACTCAGCTGCTGGATGAGTCCCATCTCTTGCCTTCTGTGTCTCTAGGCACCAGGGCTGAGACCAGCAGCAGGGTGACCGGTAAGGAGGGCTTCGATCAGGACGGGATCCAGGGGCTGAAGGCTCTGGGAGTGAGGGAGCTGTCATACAGACTGGCCTTCTTAGCCTCCCATGTGGGCCCCACTAACCCCAGGGTgagggacacacagacacacagacacagactgaaAGATTGGAAATATGGCGGCTTTCTGCTAAATGGATAGACAAGcatattttatattttgcaGTGTTTAGTTTCCCTACGGCTCTCTTGTTTGTTCAACATGTCAAGTTTAGTTTTCCTAAGGCTCTCCTATTTGTTTAACATGTCCAGTTTGGTTTTCTTAAGGCTCTCTTGTTTAACATGTCCAGTTTGGTGGTAAAGAGCTTCGTCAGGAGGACCAGACAGCAGAGAGTGTGAAGAACCAGATGACGGTCCAGGAGTGGGAGAAGGTGTTTGAGATGAGCCAGGACAAAAACCTCTACCACAACGTCTGCAGCAGCCTCTTCCCCACCATTCATGGTACTGGCTGGCCCTGTGGAACAGGCTTTTAAGTCTAGAAATGGGTGCTTTATCTTTGAAAAGATGTGGAAATGCCAACTAGAAAAGTTCTTTCATATGTAGCGGCTCTTTTATATGGTATTGTAAATAATTTAGTGGGATAAAAAGTTCTCAGTCACTATGCCAGAATTAAGTGTGGGCCAGGCTGTTTAACATTTGAAAATGGATCATTATATTAAAGTACAACAGCTTTTAAAGTTTCTGATATCTTCAGGCACAGACATTTTCCTCGCTTAAATCCTTCAATTTAATAGAATGGGACAACTGGAACATTAATTTATGTTTTCCAATggcctctttccttctcttccttgCTCCCTCTTTCTGTACTCACTAGGTAATGATGAGATTAAGAGAGGAATATTGCTGATGCTCTTTGGAGGTGTTGCCAAAACCACCATGGAGGGAACTTCGCTGAGGGGGGATGTTAATGTGTGCATTGTTGGAGACCCCAGTACATCCAAGAGCCAGTTTCTCAAGTAAACTACTGTCCTAGATGGACCTAGATATCCCCTCTCAAATTGTGATTGTGTAGACATTTTTAAGTTATGATGCAATATAGAGAAATTGTAATTGAGTGAATTAGCTCTTAACTGGGCAATATATTTGATATACGAGTAACTTATTTGTGCACCTCCCAGGCACGTTGAGGATTTTGCCCCCCGTGCCGTCTACACGAGTGGGAAGGCGAGTAGCGCCGCCGGTCTGACTGCCGCGGTGGTGAAGGATGAGGAGTCGCACGAGTTTGTCATCGAGGCTGGAGCGCTCATGCTGGCGgacaatgtacacacacgcttcaAATCAACTTTGAACCATCTCACATACTGACATGACGTGTGGACATAGTGGCTATGGCATGGCCTGCTCATTTGTATATCTGTGTATTCTGTCTTGGTGATGTTAATCATGATATTCATGCAGATTTGTTTAAAAAGaatatgaaaatgtttttattgaccTTGACACAGATTATGCCATCAAACAGATTAGTCTTTGCTGTTTCTGTAGGGTGTGTGCTGTATTGATGAGTTTGATAAAATGGACCTAAAGGATCAGGTTGCCATCCACGAAGCTATGGAGCAGCAGACCATTTCAATCACCAAGGCTGGAGTCAAGGTGCTGTGCTCTTTATTCAGAATATAATCAGGACAATTTACTCATTTGTTTATAGATGTATTTATTCAGTTGTGACTAGTACAGCTGTATTTGGGAAGCTTTTATCTGTAAAGGTTTTGCAGTTAATTCACTGACCCTGGATATTTAAACATGTAAAATCATTGGTATTGATTAACACTTGGATATGTATTTTACTTTTGGACTGTAGGCCACCCTGAATGCCCGCACGTCCATCTTGGCTGCAGCGAACCCCATCGATGGCCGATACAACCGTTCCAAGTCCTTGAAGCAGAATGTCAACATGTCCGCTCCCATCATGTCCAGATTCGACCTGTTCTTCATTCTGGTGGACGAGTGCAATGAGGTCGGAGAGGAGAAGCCACTGACCTGTACTATTATGTCCAGTATGGAGGGCATCGCTCATACCTGCAACCTCAATTGCTCTTTAACCCTTTAGGTGACCGACTATGCTATCGCTAGGCGCATTGTGGACCTGCATGCAAGAAATGTGGAGTCAGTGGAGAGGATCTATGAAACAGACGAGATCCAGAGATATATTCTCTTTGCACGTCAGTTCCAGCCAAAGGTAAGGATCGGAGCATTTTTCTGTTACCACCATTTACTTCTGTGTAGTTCGGTGCTGTCTTTTCTTGGCAACTGAGAACTGACTAATTCATACACTCAGTGACTGCAAATGACccaaagccgtgtgtgtgtgtgtgtgtgtgcgcgcgtgtgtgcgtgcacagaTTGTGTCCGAGGCCCAGGAGTTCATTGTGGACCAGTACAAGCGTCTGCGCCAGAGGGACAGCAGCGGCACGGCCAAGTCGTCCTGGCGCATCACCGTGCGGCAGCTGGAGAGCATGATCAGGCTGTCCGAGGCCATGGCCAGACTCTACTGCTCCGATGAGGTCAGGAGCTGCTGGCAGTCTTTAGCCTTTCGCCACAGTCTGTCTACGCACACATCATTCACATAACTCTGCAACTACCTTTGACACAGTATTCTCTCAAAGCTGACTTGACTTCAGACCcaatgtttttctttatttaagATACTTAAGGCTTTTTCATCAATACTCTAGGTTATGTAAATGGTGGTGTTCACTTCTAAATCTGAGATTTGACCTCCAAATGTTAAGGTTCAACCCAAACATGTAAAAGAGGCCTTCCGGTTACTTAACAAGTCCATCATCCGTGTTGACTCCCCCGACATCAATTTTGATCAAGACCAAGAGGATAATGAGGATCTTAATGGTAAAGCTTATTATTTTCTATGTCCATTTTCTGCCAACTGATATTGACAAAACAATTTGATTGATGCCATTTCAAAGCTTTAGACATTTCAGTTATTGTCTGTTTAAACTGACGCTGTGAAAGTTATCAGGGTCTATTGATAGTCAGTTTGCAGCATTTTGTTGTGTGATGCATGTGCTTTTAAGAAAATGTATTCTCTTGTGACTTATGAGATGACAATCGATGGAAATTGACTGCAACATTTTGAGCGCATTCTGTCAGAAAATATATCATTTTGAGTGACTGCCCCACAGATCAGAACGACATGATGAACGAGGCTGATCAGAAGCAGCATGGCACCAATGGCACCAACGGATCCAACGGAACTAACGGCCATGCCATGGAAACGGAGCAGCCTGGCCAGGACAAGCCTGCAGCTGGCAAGCCTGCGCTCCGCATGACCTTCTCAGAGTACCGAAGGGTGTCCAATCTACTGGTCCTCCACATGCAGAAGATGGAGCAGTGTAAGACCCATGCACCTGTTGGGATGCTATGACTACCATATTCACGATATTACATTCAGTTAAAGTTAATCGCTTTTGAAATATCACATTAAGACtgcaaatatctgtgtgtgtacatttctcCCTTTATGTCAGTGGATGAGGACACCTCTCTGAAGAAGAGTGAGCTGATCAACTGGTATCTGAAAGAGCTGGAGGGTGAGATTGACTCAGAGGCTGAGCTCATTGCCAAGAAGAGCCTGATTGAGCGGGTGATCCACAGACTCATTCATTATGTGAGGGTCATTCCTGCTCATTGGGCAGTTTCCATTTGAAGTTTTGGAACATGGGGAGGAAAAACATGAAAATCaaaatgatttgttttgttgaatGCTTTATTTTGTGTATTCTGTCTACAGGACCATATCATTATAGAACTGACAAAAACTGGACTGAAGAAAGTTGGGGACAGTGGAGAAGAACCTGTGACAGAGGAAGACCCTTTTCTTGTTGTGAATCCAAACTACATTTTGGAGGATTGAATCAAAGTTGGGATCCATTCTCATAGTTTATGTTTGTCATCTTTTTGCACTGTCTGTAAATATTTGGAGATTGTCAACATAATAAAGATTATTTTGCAGGTGCCTGTTTTGACGAGTTTTTTACACAAGATGGCGCCCTTTGTATGCGCATTCAAGACTGAGACGCAGAGAGAGGTTGGCACCAAATGTAATGACCGGGTCATGGGTTGCCTTTAGCAGAGTAAATCGTGTTCAGCGTTTTCTGGAAATGCATTTTAGATACATTGGTGCTGCTGAGCACaatcatttttaaaataccATACTTCATTCAATAGCTGTTGCTCATGAAATCATGCGCTTTTTCATCCTTAACCGAtggaataaaatgtaatgataCCCAATTTTAATACAATGCCCAAAGTGTGTGTCGCTTGCTCCCTCGTATGCAATATTCTCATTGTATTTTAtaggtaggcctatgcttacACAATAATAACAAGAATATGATGGGGAAGTAATTATATGAATTACATTATACTGTTATGCTACCCCTAACAAGTTATAGCCTACAAACGAATGTTTACTAAAATACTAGACTTCAAAGTGCCATCTAGGCTACCCTAAACGCGCTGTCATAGAGATAAAATACACTAAAACAATTGGCTTCTGGAGACAAAATGAGAATTGTGATGTCTCAAGAGATTTAAATCATAAATATCCGTACCATTCACCATTCCCACAAAATGATACATCTCCCGGTGTtgtttaaaatcaatttccGTGTCTTTCTTTCCCCCAAAAAGGCGACCCAAATCGAAAAAACAAATATTCCAAAAAGACAATGTAGTGTAAGTAGTATGCACCCATTCTTTTCAACGTTGACGACTGCATGCTTCCTAGTGTAAAAgggtgcgcgtatgtgtgtgtggagcttccAGCGAGCTACgagcgtgtgcgtgagtgagctCGAGAGGATGTGTAAATCCATGAGCCGTTGCGTGCGAAGCGCAAGCCTTGTCATTGAGAGGAATCCGCCACCTGAAACACGAGGATGTGAACGCCACCCAATCGCGTATAAAGCATTCACCACATCTGCCAACGGGGCTGcccactcatgtacacacatccCATGAGTTCAGTTGGGAAATAGACGAATGTGAAAACCTAATGCAAAGTAGTCATTAGCTCTCAAAGAAGTGATTTATTACACTAATGCAAACTGTCAACAGTTGCGACCGGTTCTTTTCATAGCTTCAGGATCTTGTCTACTACAGCTATTGTACTTTTGTGAAAAGGAATATCAAGCTGTCTGAACGGGCTATTTGGTGAGTTATTCAGTGATAGTTATTACTAGTTTGTTAAACTCTGTTTCTGTGTAATTCAAAACTTTGAAATTGTCTTTTGACATTGTCAATTTACCTACTAGTGCCATGCGCTCCTTTGTTGTCAAACAATAGCACAGCAGCACGCTGTAATCCGGATAGTCTTCCTTTGAATGTAATGCCATTATCTTagtttacactcacacacctaagTCTCAGAGCTTTTTAATACAATGTCTTATTACAGGTACATTTAAAGGAGATAAGATACAACTATTAATTGTGTGATATGATTTTGAGAGTTTTTGACAAGGTTGATTGATATCGTTCTAGTACCATGATTCCGCCGGGGGACTGTTTATATGccgggaggaagaggagaaagccTGTCCAAAAGCAGTTAAGTTTTATCCTAAATGCTTGTTTACAGAATTATTGATTTATTGTGTGCATAATAATTATTAGTTTGGAAATACTGTGTGGCTAGCTACCAGTGTATTTCTTTGTATGTCTTGAAATGGATTAAGTTTCAGGAAGTGCCATAACTAATTGAATGAATGCGTAAAATGCACTTAAATGCAATTTCACAACCATTTATAGCATTTCATTTGCATGTCAGGAAAAGTTTACTTtgcaatgtaggctatgtctttATTCAGTCATTGTTATTATGACTTTTCATTCCAGTTATTGTTCTTCATTTTGTTAATTTATAtacattattattagtagtagtttttttaatgtaatttgtattgattatataataataataataataataataatacttattattattattattgttattattatttcactTGTTTCAAATTCGCACTCAATATATTAATTTCTTTCCTATAAA from Sardina pilchardus chromosome 2, fSarPil1.1, whole genome shotgun sequence includes the following:
- the mcm6l gene encoding MCM6 minichromosome maintenance deficient 6, like encodes the protein MDPTAETTAAGVGLQVKDDLSEKCQKLFLEFLEEFQDKSGEILYLPDAQELIRPERNTLTVSFTNIEHYNQQLATTIQEEYYRVYPHLCRAVRHFARDHGNIPPSKEFYVSFSDFPSRLKIRELTSGRIGTLTRISGQVVRTHPVHPELVSGTFLCLDCQSVIKDVEQQFKYTQPTICKNPVCANRKRFMLDTNKSRFVDFQKVRIQETQAELPRGSIPRSMEVVLRAEAVESAQAGDRCDFTGTLIVVPDVSAMALAGTRAETSSRVTGKEGFDQDGIQGLKALGVRELSYRLAFLASHVGPTNPRFGGKELRQEDQTAESVKNQMTVQEWEKVFEMSQDKNLYHNVCSSLFPTIHGNDEIKRGILLMLFGGVAKTTMEGTSLRGDVNVCIVGDPSTSKSQFLKHVEDFAPRAVYTSGKASSAAGLTAAVVKDEESHEFVIEAGALMLADNGVCCIDEFDKMDLKDQVAIHEAMEQQTISITKAGVKATLNARTSILAAANPIDGRYNRSKSLKQNVNMSAPIMSRFDLFFILVDECNEVTDYAIARRIVDLHARNVESVERIYETDEIQRYILFARQFQPKIVSEAQEFIVDQYKRLRQRDSSGTAKSSWRITVRQLESMIRLSEAMARLYCSDEVQPKHVKEAFRLLNKSIIRVDSPDINFDQDQEDNEDLNDQNDMMNEADQKQHGTNGTNGSNGTNGHAMETEQPGQDKPAAGKPALRMTFSEYRRVSNLLVLHMQKMEQLDEDTSLKKSELINWYLKELEGEIDSEAELIAKKSLIERVIHRLIHYDHIIIELTKTGLKKVGDSGEEPVTEEDPFLVVNPNYILED